A window of the Mastacembelus armatus unplaced genomic scaffold, fMasArm1.2, whole genome shotgun sequence genome harbors these coding sequences:
- the LOC113129672 gene encoding zinc finger protein 300-like translates to MDHYRHDIKEETQDPYFIDHDHYFIVMKEANEDPGFIDHNHYKHEIKEESQGPVLIDHEDYKGEIKEENQDPGFLYKDYYKCEVKEENQNPDFTELNDHRSRIKENQNQDFIDPDHCSNEPDSSPGPSDQQVRNRSLTVVSAYEPNSSTEYLAFLESLGSVLEGNLTFSWLGNTLKTTQVGGLEPYQMLRKRLVPPKVRMAEQVAAVRSVEMVKVKRQKGLKSHCCQHCNKIFTTSQSLKIHQRIHTGEKPYSCDQCGKVFTRLGDLKIHVRIHSGQKPYSCDQCGKSFSRIDFLKIHQHIHFGQKPYSCDQCQKGFTRSDFLKRHQYIHSGQKPYSCDQCEKAFTQLGHLKIHQRIHSGEKPYSCHQCEKAFTVLGDLKIHQRIHSGEKPYSCGQCEKAFTQLSTLKRHHRIHSGEKPYLCELCGKSFFSSSALTTHHHIHTRTKL, encoded by the exons ATGGACCACTACAGACATGATATTAAAGAGGAGACTCAGGACCCGTATTTTATCGACCACGACCACTACTTCATTGTTATGAAGGAGGCGAACGAGGACCCGGGTTTTATCGACCACAATCACTACAAACATGAAATCAAAGAGGAGAGTCAGGGCCCAGTTTTAATCGACCACGAGGACTACAAGGGTGAAATAAAGGAAGAGAACCAGGACCCAGGTTTCCTTTACAAAGACTACTACAAATGTGAAGTGAAAGAGGAGAATCAGAATCCGGATTTTACCGAACTGAACGATCACAGGAGCAGAATAAAGGAAAACCAAAATCAAGATTTCATCGACCCAGACCATTGTAGCAACGAGCCCGACTCGTCCCCTGGTCCCAGCGATCAACAG GTCCGGAATAGGTCTCTTACTGTTGTCTCAGCCTACGAGCCGAACAGCAGTACAGAGTACCTGGCCTTCTTGGAGTCCCTAGGAAGTGTGCTGGAAG GCAATCTTACGTTCTCCTGGCTGGGTAACACTCTGAAGACCACTCAGGTTGGag GCTTGGAGCCTTATCAGATGTTGAGGAAGAGATTGGTTCCTCCAAAGGTGAGGATGGCTGAACAGGTGGCTGCTGTGAGGAGTGTTGAAATGGTCAAGGTG aaaagacaaaaaggacTGAAATCTCACTGCTGTCAGCACTGCAACAAGATCTTCACAACATCACAGAGTTTAAAGATTCATCAACGGATTCATACTGGAGAGAAACCGTACAGCTGTGATCAGTGTGGAAAAGTTTTCACACGGTTAGGTGACCTGAAAATACATGtgcgtattcactctggacagaaaccatatagctgtgaccagtgtggaaaaagcTTCTCACGGATAGACTTCCTCAAAATACATCAACATATTCACTTTGGACAGAAACCATACAGCTGCGACCAGTGCCAAAAAGGCTTCACACGGTCAGACTTTCTCAAAAGACATCAGTatattcactctggacagaagccgtacagctgtgaccagtgtgaaaAAGCCTTTACACAGTTAGGCCACCTGAAAatacatcagcgtattcactctggagaaaaaCCATACAGCTGTCACCAGTGTGAAAAAGCCTTCACAGTCTTAGGTGATCTGAAAatacatcagcgtattcactctggagagaagccatacagctgtggcCAGTGTGAAAAAGCCTTCACACAGTTAAGTACCCTGAAAAGACATCAccgtattcactctggagagaagccatacttGTGTGAATTATGTGGCAAAAGTTTCTTTAGTTCAAGTGCTCTAACTACCCATCACCACATTCACACCAGGACGAAGCTGTAA
- the LOC113129681 gene encoding NACHT, LRR and PYD domains-containing protein 12-like isoform X2, producing the protein MPQCASPPSPPPPSPPPSSSPTSNTEVAMAPVAKAQSMKHYTQILKSNLKKKFMCAREASTLNKDKQHLNNIYTELYIAAEDNEDIIMQHEVRQIEMARKHRHKEKPVKPRDMFKLPTGKDSPVKTVLTKGIAGIGKTFLVQRFVLDWAEGRANQDVHLLFPFTLRHLNLKKGQKVSLADLLQECIEETVEINKEALTDIFVALHASGNTNFGKSEFKLLFILDGLDESHLQLDCRTRECQTDRFDVTGSTSVDELLKNLIRGKLFPSARLWITTRPAAASQIHPDFVDIVTEVRGFAKPQKNEYIKKGLTDDEQYSTIISHIKSSQSLHIMCHIPVFCWIAATVLEDVLKTREGTELPKTLTEMYTKFLELQIKQTEWKYHKEKCLHDIKSLAKLAFQQLKKGNLIFYEKDLKESGIEFSEASVLSEMFSEIFKEEWGRNDEDKIFSFVHLSVQEFLAAVYVRMTFINHKRNLMHEPGDMLQCLQMLLTQRSMTKFHRFGIHQALQCPNGHWDLFLRFLLGLSQESCQKLLPDLLKKKGRHSESSQKTVEYIKKKIGENLAVEKSINLIYCLNELNDFYLVDEMQHYHSSGHLSTEELSPAQISALVFILLSSENILDVLDLKKYPASREAQMRLLPAIKVCKKAVLSDCRLSETQCEIVVSALKSQPNHLSQLELSGNNLQDSGVKMLCVGLESPHCRLEALRLRLCGLSETSCGYLVSALKSNPSNLKELDLSDNYLQDSGVKLLCGFLESTHSRLGSLGLKNCRLSETSCEYLVSVLKSSPSHLKHLDLSDNDLQDSGVQQLCTGLEGPQCRLQYLGLKHCRLSETSCGYLVSALKSNPSHLRELDLSFNKLLDPHVKQLSGLTKNPSYRLASVRWK; encoded by the exons TTGCGATGGCTCCAGTAGCAAAGGCACAATCCATGAAACACTACACACAGATCCTCAAGTCAAACCTcaaaaaaaagttcatgtgTGCAAGAGAAGCGTCAACACTGAATAAGGATAAGCAGCATCTAAATAATATCTACACAGAGCTGTACATCGCAGCTGAGGACAATGAAGACATCATCATGCAGCACGAGGTCAGGCAGATTGAGATGGCAAGAAAGCATCGACACAAAGAGAAACCAGTGAAACCCAGAGACATGTTTAAACTTCCTACTGGGAAAGACAGTCCAGTGAAAACAGTGCTGACCAAAGGAATTGCAGGAATTGGAAAAACATTCCTTGTGCAAAGATTTGTgttggactgggctgaaggacGAGCCAATCAGGATGTGCATCTGCTTTTCCCCTTCACCTTGCGTCACCTGAATCTGAAGAAGGGACAAAAGGTTAGTTTGGCAGATCTCCTGCAGGAATGTATTGAGGAAACTGTCGAGATCAATAAGGAGGCTCTGACTGACATCTTTGTAGCGCTGCATGCATCAGGAAACACCAATTTTGGCAAGAGTGAATTCAAACTTCTCTTTATTTTGGATGGACTGGATGAGAGTCACCTTCAGCTTGATTGTAGGACCCGAGAATGTCAGACAGATAGATTTGATGTGACAGGGTCCACTTCAGTGGATGAGCTGCTGAAAAACCTCATCAGGGGGAAACTCTTTCCATCTgctcgcctctggataaccactagacctgcagcagccagtcaGATCCATCCGGATTTTGTTGACATAGtaacagaggtcagagggtttGCCAAGCCACAGAAGAATGAGTACATAAAGAAGGGTTTAACAGATGATGAGCAATATAGTACAATCATTTCCCATATCAAGAGTTCACAAAGCCTCCACATTATGTGTCACATCCCAGTATTCTGCTGGATcgctgctacagttctggaggatgTGCTGAAAACCAGAGAGGGGACAGAGCTGCCCAAGACTCTGACTGAGATGTACACAAAGTTCCTGGAGCTTCAGATCAAACAGACAGAATGGAAGTACCACAAAGAAAAGTGCCTTCATGATATTAAGTCTTTAGCAAAACTGGCTTTTCAGCAGCTAAAAAAGGGTAACCTGATCTTTTATGAGAAAGATCTGAAAGAAAGTGGTATTGAGTTCAGTGAGGCCTCAGTGCTCTCTGAAATGTTCTCAGAGATCTTTAAAGAAGAGTGGGGGAGGAATGATGAAGACAAGATTttcagctttgttcatctgagtgttcaggagtttctggctgcagtttATGTGAGGATGACATTTATTAACCACAAGAGAAACCTAATGCATGAGCCAGGAGATATGCTTCAATGCCTGCAGATGCTGTTAACTCAAAGATCTATGACAAAGTTCCACAGGTTTGGTATTCACCAGGCCCTACAATGTCCAAATGGACACTGGGACTTGTTCCTCCGTTTCCTTCTGGGTCTTTCACAAGAATCCTGTCAGAAACTTTTACCAGACCTGCTCAAAAAGAAAGGTCGTCATTCAGAGTCCAGTCAGAAAACAGTTGAGTACATCAAGAAGAAGATCGGTGAGAATTTAGCTGTAGAGAAAAGCATCAATCTGATCTACTGTCTAAATGAACTTAATGACTTTTATCTAGTGGATGAGATGCAGCACTACCATAGTTCAGGACATCTCTCCACGGAAGAACTGTCTCCTGCTCAGATATCagctctggtcttcatcttACTGTCGTCAGAAAACATTCTGGATGTATTGGACCTGAAAAAATACCCAGCATCAAGGGAGGCTCAAATGAGGCTGCTGCCAGCCATCAAGGTCTGCAAGAAAGCTGT ACTTTCTGACTGTCGACTCTCAGAGACTCAGTGTGAAATTGTAGTCTCAGCTCTAAAATCCCAACCCAACCATCTGAGCCAACTGGAACTGAGTGGAAACAACCTACAGGACTCAGGAGTGAAAATGCTGTGTGTTGGACTggagagtccacactgtagactggaggcTCTGAG ATTGAGACTTTGtggtttgtcagagaccagctgtggttatctggtctcagctctgaagtccaacccctcgAATCTGAaagaactggacctgagtgacAACTACCTGCAGGATTCAGGAGTGAAGCTGTTGTGTGGTTTTCTGGAGAGTACCCACTCCAGACTGGGGTCTTtggg ATTGAAGaactgcaggttgtcagagaccagctgtgaaTATTTGGTCTCAGTTCTGAAATCCAGCCCCTCCCATCTAAAACATCTCGATCTGAGTGACAATGACCTGCAGGAttcaggagtgcagcagctgtgtacTGGACTGGAGGGTCCGCAATGTAGGTTGCAGTATCTGGG cCTAAAGcactgcaggttgtcagagaccagctgtggttatctggtctcagctctgaaatCCAACCCCTCCCATttgagagaactggacctgagcttCAACAAGCTGCTGGATCCACATGTGAAGCAGCTTAGTGGTCTCACGAAAAATCCATCCTATAGACTGGCAAGTGTAAG GTGGAAGTAA